The genome window GAGTGCGCATTAATATGCGCGCTCGATGTTGCTGCGCGTCCCCATCGCCGCGCTTCTCGTCGCCGGATGCATCGGCGGCGTCGATCGGGCGCAGTGCGCCATCGATCCCGACTGCGCCCAGCCCGCGTTCTGCGCGCAGGGCACATGCATCGAAGGGACGAGGACTTGCCCCGTTCTGCAGCCCACGTTCTCGAGCATCAACTTGCACTTCATCCAGGTGGGCTGCGGCGTCCGCCAGCTGAATTGCCACGCCACGGACTCAGCGAACGTGAACAGTGGGCCGAGTTTCTTCGGACACCCGTATGCGAACCTCGTCAACGCGTCGGCCGCGAATCAGCTGGGAAGCGCCCGCGGACTCGTGCTGGTGAAGGCCGGCGATCCGCAGGGCTCGTTCTTGCTCACCAAGCTGCGCCTGACCTCGGCACTCGATCCGACGTACGGAGGCGGCCAGCCGGCAGACGCGCCGGGCTCGACGTGCGCGGATGCGTTGGCGGCGATCGAGCAGTGGATCCAAAGCGGGGCCCCGGACAACTGAAATGGCCGACTTCTCGCGAAGATCGATGATCCGCACCGCGGCGCTCGTCTCCCTGGCGGCGAAGGTCGGCTGCGTGCGCCGCATCTCGCCCAACCGTTCCCTCAGCGTTCCCGCGCCGGTCGATGGCGATGTGACGATCCCGCTGGCGCAGGCGTCCGAGTTGTCGACCGCCGGCGGCGCCGTCATCGCCCAGCCGCTGGGCGAGCCTGGGGGATATCTGATCGCGAATACTGGTACCGGTTTCGTCGCGCTGGGAGCGACGTGTCCGCACGAGGGTTGCTCCGTCGCGTGGGTCCCGGAAGATCGCGAGGCCGAATGCCCTTGCCACGGCTCCCGCTTTGCCGGAGACGGGACCGTCCTGAATCCTCCCGCACAGAGCGATCTCGCAACCTATCCGGTGGCGCCCGACGGGCAGGGGAACCTCATCGTTCAGCTCTTCGCCGGCACGGGCGCCTTGAAGGATCTCCGCGTCAGCGACGGGGAGTTCAGCTTTGCGATCGCGGACTTTCCCGCCCTGGCGACAGTGGGAGGCATCGTCGCCGGCCGTCCGACCGGATTCCCCAGCCCGCTGCTCATCACCCGCCTCCCCTTGGAAAGCGGGCCAGATGCGGTTGCGGCGATCGACGCCATCTGCACGCACCTCGGGTGCACCGTCCTGCCCGGAGCCGGCGAGCTGGACTGTCCGTGTCACGGCTCGATCTTCAATCTCGCCGGCGGATTCGTGCAGGGCCCGGCGGGAGGAGGCCTACTCCGGTACGTAGTGGCCTTCGACGGCACGACGGTCACCGTATCCACCACGTTCCGCGCCTGAGGGAGGTTACTGGGGCTGGTTCTGTCCCCGGATCTCGCCGGCCGGATTCGAGCTGGTGTGGATGTTCGTGTACGTGCCGCGGGCGCGCATGGCGGAGAGCATCGAGTTGATGTCGCCGGCGACGATGGTCTGGCTCGGCGTGGTCCCCGCCCGCACGTCGGAACCCGTGAACGACCCGGTGAAGGTTCCCGACGTGGCGGCCGGCGGCGTGAATGGCACTACCACCGTACCGCCTTCGGTCGAGGTGCCGACATGGATGTGGCCCATGGTGGCGTTCCCCGACAGACCGCTGAACGTGACCGTGTAGCTGACGGTCGAGCCGCTGACTGTGTACGTCGCGCTTCCCGTCGCCGACGCGTTCGGATGAGGCGAAGCCGGAACCTCGTTGGCGCTGCTCATTGTCGCGGTGAACTTCGTGGCTGGCCCTGACGACCCTCCGCAAGCCGCCAGCGCGCAGGCTGCAGAAATCAATGCCGTTTTCATGGTCTCTCCTCGGGGTGCGAACCGCCTCGGACACTTGGAGTGCGCGATGGGTCCGCAGGTTCCCAGGAAAAGCTAATGCGGCTCATTCTGGCGCGGATCTCGCCATTCGGATACCGCCCCGGCCGGCTAGTGAAGCGCAGTGCCCGAGACCCCGGCCTGGCCGGTCTGGGCGATCCAGCCGTCCACCCGCTTCTCCAGCACGTCCAGCGGCATGGCGCCGCCGCCCAGCACCTCGTCGTGGAAGCCGCGGATGTCGAAGCGCGCCCCCAGCTGCTTCTTCGCGCGATCGCGCAGCTCGAGGATCTTGAGCTGGCCAATCTTGTATCCCAGCGCCTGCGCCGGCCAGGCCATGTACCGGTCGGTCTCGCTCTGCACCGTGGGCTCGTCGATGCCGGAATTGGCGTGGAAGTAGTCGACCACCTGCTGGCGCGTCCAGCGCTTGAAGTGGAAACCTGTGTCCACCACCAGCCGGATCGCGCGCAAGAGATCGTCCTGCAGGTGTCCGTACATGCTGTACGGATCCTGGAAGAAGCCCGCATCCTGTCCCAGCCGCTCGGAGTACAGGCCCCATCCTTCGATGAACGCGACGTAGAACGCGTGCTGCCGGAAGGGGGGCAAGCTCGGCAGCTCCTGGGCGATCGACACTTGAAGATGATGCCCGGGAACGCCTTCGTGGTACGCGGTGGTCTCGATGTCGACGGTCGTTCGCTTCTCGAAGTCGCCGGTGTTCACCATCACGTGGCCCGGTCGCTTGCCGTCCGGCGTCCCGTCGACGTATTGCGCGCCCGAGGCTTCCTTCTCGCGGTAAGGCTCGACCGGCATCACCTCCACCTTCGCCTTCGGCAGCCGCCCGAAGTACTGCGGCAAGCGCGCCGACATCTGATCGATGTACTTCCGGTACTGCTCGAGCATCTGCTCGCGCGACTTCGGATGGAGATCCGGGTTTTTCGCGATGGCGGCGTCGAACGACTTCAGATCCTTGTAGCCGAGCCGGTTCGCGATCTTCAGCATCAACGCCCGGTCGCGAGCGACCTCTCGCAGGCCGAGCTGGTGGATCTCCTCCGGCGACATCTTCGTCGTGGTCGACTGCTCGACGGCGTACGCGTAGCGCGCGGCGCCGTCCGGCAGCGCCCAGATGCCAGGCTCCGCGCGGCCCTTCGGGACGTACTCCTCCTGGACGAACTTGGTGAAGCGCTGGTACGCGGGCCGGATCCCGTCGCGGATCGCGGCCAGCATTTGCTCGCGGATGCGCGTCTTGTCCGCCTCGGGGAAGCCCGCGGGGATCTTCTTCGCCGGCTCGAAGAACGGGTTCGCCTCCGGCTCGGCGTCGGCGATCTTCGCCGACTGCCGCGCCACCTGCTCGAGCAAAATCCGCGGCGGCACCAGCTTGTCGTCGACGCCTTTGCGCATCAGCTCGGTGATTTGCGCGAACGCGATGGGAAGCAGCCGGAGCCGGGCGATGTAGTCGTCGTAGTCCTTCACCGTCTCGAAGGAGAGGACGGAGACGAGCTGCGGCGCGTTGATGTGGATGCCGCCGAACTGCGAGACGGGCATCTCCCAGTCCTTGAACGGCACTCCCTCGAGCTGCACCCGGATCTGCCGCACCATCAGCGCGTGATTGAGCGCCTCCTGCTCGGGAAATCCCTGCACGCCGACGGCGAGGAAACGGGCGAGGAACTGCGTCTGCGCCTCGATGTCCGTGTAGATCGCCTTCTCGGAGAAATCGGTGATCTTGTCGTTGTAGCGCTTGTCGCCCAGGACCGATGCGTACTCCGGATTGGTCCGCATCGTGTATTCCCAGTGCTCGGACAAGAGGTCGGCGAGCTGCTGGCGCCGGGAATCGACGGTGCCGGGAGCGATCTGGGCGACGAGGACGGCGACGAGGACGAAAGCGCTGGGCATGAGGTCTCGATACGAAGCAGCCCGCCCGGCATTTCGCCGATGCACACTCGCGGACGACGGGCCGACATGGAACTGGAGTTTCACCGCCAGTCATTTATTGGGTGTCGGGCGCAATCCTCGCGCCGAAAGGGAGGGGCGAATGACCTGGAAGTCGATCTCCGCGGTGACGCTGGGGGCGGCGCTCTTCGCGAGCGCGGCGGCAGAGGCTGCTTCCTGCAACAAGGACGCAGACTGCAGCTCCGGGCAGGTGTGCTCCAACGGCACCTGCGTCAAGCGCGCATCGAGGGCCGCCTCCGACGCGGCGAGCTCGGTCGCCCCGACGGAATCGCTGATCGCCGGGACCAGGCGCACGCCCTACATCGGCTGGGGCGGAGTCGGGTTCTACAACGTCAGCGCGGGCAACAGCTCGGGCGCCTTCGGCCTGCACGCCGGCGGCGCGGTCAGCCTGATCTCGCTGACGCCCGAGCTGCCGCTGATCGCCTGGGGGGACGTCGCCCTGGGATTCCCGACCGGAGGCACGATCTTCCCGATCAAGCTCGGTGCCGGAGTGCGCTACGACAGGGCCGGCCCTGTCCAGCTCCTCGGCGGCGTGGCCTTTGCGTTCATGCCGAATACCTTCAGCGGCGCTCCGACTCCGGTCGGCGTGGGCCTGATGGGAACGGTGCTCTACCCGCTGCCGCAGCTGCACCCCAATCTCTCGGCGCAAGCGCAGATCGGATATGACTTCCTCAGCGACGGTTTTGGTTTGTTCGGTCTGACCGCCGGCGCGGGATGGGCCTTTTAGCCCTTACTCGGCCGTTGCCATCTCGGGGTTGATCCCGCCCACCCACGACTGCGCCACGCTGGAGGAACGCTCCGGCGGCAGCAAGCGCGGCGGGATGGCCAGCGGCGGGGGCAGCGGACAGACCGTGCAGTTGCTGCGCACTGGAATCACCAGGTGTTGCCCGAGCCGCAAGACCGATCGCCCCTGGATGCGATTCGCCTTGCGGATGGCTACGACGCTCGTCTTATAGCGCGCCGCGAGCTGTCCGAGCGTGTTCCCCGAACGCACCAGGTGGAGGACCACGTTGTCGTCCGGGCCTAGCGCGAGCAGCGGCTGGATTCTCCGGCCCAGCTCCTGCGAACGAGGCGCGTAGAACCGGACGTGGAAGTGATCGCGGTGGCTCCGTGCGTGCCTGACGATGCGCCCGAAGATCTGCCCGAGCCATCGCGCATCCTCGCCGATGGCCAGCGCGTACCGGATCAGGACCGCCTGAATCCGCTTGTCGACGAGGATGAGCTGGACGTCAGTCTCGGTGATCAGCGCCCGGAGCAACGCCCAGTTGCGCGCCGGATCCATCACGCTCTCGCGGGCGACACCGCGCGGCGGGATGCGATCTCCCCGATAGAAGAGCCCGATATCCGCATCGCGGCCGCTCTGGTGCGATCGGTGCGGCCTCAGATTTCCGCCATCCTTGGCTCCCACGTGGCTGAGCCGGGCGGGCGCCGAGGCGGGGAACCGGCGGTGCACGGACCGGAAGACCTGCGCCAGCGCGTCGATCGTCTCCCGCGTCGCGTACGCGACGTTCGGCCGCTCGACGATCCAGGCTGGATCCTGCGGCATCTGCACGGCATTCAGCACCCGCCCCCGGTCGGCGAAGCCGATGGACACGCTGCCCAGCGAGGCCAGGTCGTCCCGGAACTTTCGCGCCAGGTCCTGGTCCGTCAGCTCCCGGGTATAGAGGAGGGCAGGGCCCACCGGCTCTGCCGTCGCTGATTCAGCCTCCTCTGGAGCATCCCCTTCCGTCGCGGTGACACCTTCCTGGGCGGAAGCGGCGGCGGCCGTGAGCGCAATGAGCGCAGTAAGGGCGAGTCGCATTGCGGCATAGCATACCGGATAAACCCCGCCTTGCGTCCAGCTTCTCCTTCATCGCCGCTGTTGGGCGATGAACGCGCGAACATTTTCCTCAAGAACGTCAAGGGGAAGCGCGCCGCTCCCGAGCACTGCGTCATGAAAGGTGCGCACGTCGAACTTCGCTCCCAGCTCCTTTGACGCAAGCGCTCGCAGCTCCTTGAGCTTGAGCTCTCCGATCTTGTATGCGAGCGCCTGGCCAGGCATGACGATGTAGCGGTCGATCTCGACCACGATGTCGTGCTCGGTCTTGGCGGAGTTCTGGCGGAAGTAGTCGATCGCCTGGTCCCGGCTCCAGCCCAGCGCGTGCATCCCCGTGTCCACCACGAGACGGATCGCGCGCCACATCTCGTAAGTGAGCTGACCGAACTGCGAATAGGGGTCCTGGTACATCCCCAGCTCCGGCCCGAGGCTCTCTGCGTACAGCCCCCAGCCTTCGACGAAGGCGACGTAACGCGACGTCTTGCGGAACTCGGGCACCGACGTGAGCTCCTGGGAGATGGCGATCTGCAGATGATGGCCCGGCACCGACTCGTGGAGCGTCAGCGCCTCCATCTCCCACTTCGGTCGGGTATCCAGCTTGTACGTGTTGACGAAGTAGCTTCCCGGCCGATGCGCCTCCGGCGAGCCCTGGCGGTAGTACGCGGTCGTCTGCGAAGGTGCTGAAAAAGCAGGGATTTCCACGACTCCATAGGGCAGCCGCGGGAGCTTGCCGAAGAGGCGGGTCAGCTCCGGATCGATTCGCTTGGCGATGTCGCGGTACTCGCGGACCAGTTCGCGCGCATCGGTGAAGTAGAAGCGTGCGTCGGTCCGCAGGAAAGTGGCGAAGTCCGCGAGCGTCCCCTTGAAGCCGACGCGCGCCAGCACCTTCTCCATCTCGCCGCGGATCCGCTTCACCTCGGAAAGGCCGAGCTGGTGGATCTCGTGCGGCGTGAGCGAGGTGGTGGTCTCGCGCCGGACGCGCTCGAGGTACCAGTCGACGCCCTCCGGCAACGCCGAGAGCGCAACGGTTTCGCGGGCGTGCGGCAGGTATGCGGAGACGAAGTACTCCCGCAGCTTCCGGTACGCAGGGACGATCTTCTCGCGGTAGATGCGCACGGCGTCCGTGCGCGCCTCTTCGGAAATCCCCTCCGGCAGCTTGGCGAACGCCTTGAGCAGAGGGGCCTGCAGGGGATCCTCCGGCGTTTGCGCATCGAGCTGAGCGGCGACGTCGCGCAGGACCACGCGAGGGGAGACGACGCCAGTCTCCACTCCGCGCCGCAGTCGCGCCTCGACCTGCGCCATGCGCTGCGGAACGGCGTCGAGGCGCGCGACGATGTCCTGGTAGTCGCGCGCGGTGCGCGCCGGCATGATGTCCAGCGTGCTCGAGAGGTACTGCGGTCCGGCGAGCTGCGTGATGGCGAGCAGCTCGCGGGGAAAGCGCTGCGCGGCGAGGTCGTCGTCGACGTCGCGGCGGAAGAGGTCGTAGTTGACCTGATCCTGCGCGTCGACCTTCCTGCGGTCGATGGCGGAGAGCGCCTGGCCGAGCGACACCGTCTCGTGCTTGCGTCGCTCGATGGCCTCGAGCGATTCGTCGGTCCAGCGGTTGTTGTAACCGGCGACGCCGCGCGAGGTCGCGAGCTCGGGATGCTCGGCGTTGTCGTACTGCCACGCCAGATCGAAGAGCCGGTGGAGCTTCTGCGGGTCCTTCGCCTTGCTGCGGGCGAGCTCGGCGAGCGATTCCTGGAAGGGTGTAGCGGCGGCGAGAACGAGAACGAGAGCGAGCATCCGCGCACCCTACTTGCGCGTCACCCGCCGCATCAACCCTTCCTGCGCGACACTGGCGACGAGCCGTCCCGCGCGGTCGTGGATCAAGCCGCGGGCGAGGCCGCGCGCGCCCTGCGCGGAAGGGCTGTCCATCGTGTACAGCAACCACTCGTCGACGCGCGCGGGTCGGTGGAACCACATCGCGTGATCGATGCTCGCCAGGATGGTCTCCCCGCGCATCCAGCTGACACCGTGGGGACGGAGAGCGGTCGGAATCAGATTGTAGTCGGATGCGTAGGTCAGCATGCAGGTGTGCAGCAGCGGATCGTCCGGCATCCGGTCCACGGCCCGGAGCCAGAATGCCTGGCGCGGCTCGGCGACGCGCGGCTTGAGCGGGTTCCATGGATGGACCGGGCGGAACTCGATCGCCCGCGGCCGCAGCAGCGTCTCACGCAAGCGCTCCGGCAGCTCCACGCCTGACTCCGCCAACCAGCGATCGCGGGTCTCTTCGCTGGTGGGCAGCGACTCGGGCGGCGGCACCTGCGGCATCTGGTCCTGGTGCTCCAACCCGGGCTCGGCGACGTGGAACGAAGCGAGCATCGACAAGATGGGCTGGCCGTGCTGGATGGCCTGCACGCGTCTTGCCGTGAAGCTGCGTCCGTCGCGGATCCGATCGACTTCGTAGACGATGGGCGCGGCCATGTCGCCCGGGAGCAAAAAATACGCGTGCAGCGAATGCGGGGCGCGGCCCTCCACCGTGCGCGTCGCCGCCACCAGCGCCTGTCCGATGACCTGGCCGCCGAAGACGCTCTTTCCGCCCAGATCGCTGGACTGACCGCGGAAGAGGTTCACCTCGAGCGGCTCGAGATCGAGCTGGCGGATCAGGTCGGCGAGCGCGGGGTCCATCGGAACATTGTCCTACGATAGTTGACACCGGGCGACTTCCAAGGAAAAGGAGAGAACCCGACAGTTCTGTGGCCACTCCTGCAGCCCCACTTTCATGGAGACGTCGATGCGCACTCGGATGTTGGCGGCGGTGTACGCAGTCCTCGCTGCCTGCGCGGGAAGCGAGCCTCAGCCGACACTCACGATCACTCCGTCTGGAAACCAGACCGCATCCGGTCCGGTGACCATCACCGCCGGGCCGGTGGAGCTCGCCAACGAAGTGACGTGGTCGACCACCGTTCCCGGAACGATCTCCGGCGACAAGGGGCCGTCGGTGGTGTACCACCCGCCGCCTTCGACGCAGCCGGTGACGGTCACCGCCGCGGCGCGGGGGCAGACGAAGACCGTGACGTTCACCACGCAGGGCACGGCGCTTCCGGGGCACACCGTCACTGGCCTGACCGGGAACGTCGACGTGACGTACGATCAGTACGACATCCCGCACATCTTCTGCGCGAACCAGAACGACTGCTACGCGGTGCAGGGCTACATCCAGGCACAGGACCGGCTGTTCCAGATGGATCTGTTCCGGCGGATCGCGCGGGGAAAGCTCGCCGAGCTGGTCGGTTCGGTGCAGCTCGGACAGGACAAGCAAATCCTCACCCTGTTCGTTACGCGGGACGCCAATCGGATCGAGAACAAGCTGGTCGCAGCGCTGGACGCCTCGACGAGGGCCAAGCTGGACGCCTTCGCCAGCGGGGTGAACGCCTATATCGCCTTCCTCAAGCAGAACGTCGCGTTGATGCCGCAGGAGTATGCCCAGATCTCGGCGGCCATCACGCCCAACGACATCCTCGATTGGTTGCCCGAGGACACGCTCGCCGTTGGCCGGCTGCAGCAGTTCCAGCTCTCGGAAACGATCGAGGAGGAAACTGCGTATGGCCTCTTTGGCCAGACGTTTTCGGTCATCCATCCCGAACAAGGGCGGATCAACGCGTACATCCGCCCGGTGCAGCCGATCCAGGGCTTCACGCTCGCGCCGGACGACTCCTCGGTACCGCACATTCCCGCTCGGCCAGCGCCGGGAATGAATGGCGACCTCACGGCGTGGCTGCCTGCCCTGGCCGAAATCCATGGCCGCATGAGCGAGATGAAAGCCACGTTCGGCTCGATCAGCGAGGGAGCGGGCTCGAACAACTGGGCGGTTGATGCCGCGCATTCCGCGAATGGCCAGGCGCTGGTGGCGAACGATCCCCACTTGTCGCTGCAGTATCCGCCGTTGTTCCATCTGGCAGGCCTGACCGCGAGCGACAGCAGCGGTCTCAATCTCCTGGGCGGCGCCTTTCCCGGCATTCCCGGCGCGCTGATCGGCAGGGGCAAGCACGTCGCCTGGGGGGCCACCGTCGTGGGCTACGACGTAACCGATCTGTACCAGGATACGCTCGCCAGTTGCGGATTGCCCGTGCCGTGCGTGAACGGCGTGCCACTTGCGGTGGCCACGTATTCCATCAAGGTCCGCGGCGGCTCGGACGTTCCGTTCCAGGTCCTGATCGTGCGCCAGCACGGTCCGATCATCGCGCAGGTAGACTCGACGCACGTCATCAGCATGCGCTGGACCGGCCACGAGACGACCCAGGACATCAAGGCATTTCTCGATCTCGACAACGCCGACGCTGTGGGCGATCTCTCGGCAGCCGGGAACAGCGCGTTTGCCGCTCTGAAAAACTACTCTGTCGGCGCGCAGAATTTCGTCCTGGCTGACGACGCCGGGAACATCGGCTACGACCCCCACGCGATCGTACCTTTGCGTCCGTGGGCCACGACGCGCTTCCCGTGGCTGCCGCTTCCCGGTGACGGAACTGCAGAATGGGGCGCAGGCAGCGGCGCGGACTGCGTGACGGCGCCGGCGGTTCCCGGGCCGTGCTGGGTGCCGGACAACCAGCTGCCGAGGGGAGTCAATCCCTTCAAGGGGTACTACGCAACGGCGAACAGCGATCCGGCAGGGTACACCGGTCACACATTCAGCCCGTTCGGAAGCTCTATCGACTCG of Deltaproteobacteria bacterium contains these proteins:
- a CDS encoding CHRD domain-containing protein; this translates as MKTALISAACALAACGGSSGPATKFTATMSSANEVPASPHPNASATGSATYTVSGSTVSYTVTFSGLSGNATMGHIHVGTSTEGGTVVVPFTPPAATSGTFTGSFTGSDVRAGTTPSQTIVAGDINSMLSAMRARGTYTNIHTSSNPAGEIRGQNQPQ
- a CDS encoding DUF885 family protein is translated as MPSAFVLVAVLVAQIAPGTVDSRRQQLADLLSEHWEYTMRTNPEYASVLGDKRYNDKITDFSEKAIYTDIEAQTQFLARFLAVGVQGFPEQEALNHALMVRQIRVQLEGVPFKDWEMPVSQFGGIHINAPQLVSVLSFETVKDYDDYIARLRLLPIAFAQITELMRKGVDDKLVPPRILLEQVARQSAKIADAEPEANPFFEPAKKIPAGFPEADKTRIREQMLAAIRDGIRPAYQRFTKFVQEEYVPKGRAEPGIWALPDGAARYAYAVEQSTTTKMSPEEIHQLGLREVARDRALMLKIANRLGYKDLKSFDAAIAKNPDLHPKSREQMLEQYRKYIDQMSARLPQYFGRLPKAKVEVMPVEPYREKEASGAQYVDGTPDGKRPGHVMVNTGDFEKRTTVDIETTAYHEGVPGHHLQVSIAQELPSLPPFRQHAFYVAFIEGWGLYSERLGQDAGFFQDPYSMYGHLQDDLLRAIRLVVDTGFHFKRWTRQQVVDYFHANSGIDEPTVQSETDRYMAWPAQALGYKIGQLKILELRDRAKKQLGARFDIRGFHDEVLGGGAMPLDVLEKRVDGWIAQTGQAGVSGTALH
- a CDS encoding LysM peptidoglycan-binding domain-containing protein, producing MVRHARSHRDHFHVRFYAPRSQELGRRIQPLLALGPDDNVVLHLVRSGNTLGQLAARYKTSVVAIRKANRIQGRSVLRLGQHLVIPVRSNCTVCPLPPPLAIPPRLLPPERSSSVAQSWVGGINPEMATAE
- a CDS encoding DUF885 domain-containing protein, which translates into the protein MLALVLVLAAATPFQESLAELARSKAKDPQKLHRLFDLAWQYDNAEHPELATSRGVAGYNNRWTDESLEAIERRKHETVSLGQALSAIDRRKVDAQDQVNYDLFRRDVDDDLAAQRFPRELLAITQLAGPQYLSSTLDIMPARTARDYQDIVARLDAVPQRMAQVEARLRRGVETGVVSPRVVLRDVAAQLDAQTPEDPLQAPLLKAFAKLPEGISEEARTDAVRIYREKIVPAYRKLREYFVSAYLPHARETVALSALPEGVDWYLERVRRETTTSLTPHEIHQLGLSEVKRIRGEMEKVLARVGFKGTLADFATFLRTDARFYFTDARELVREYRDIAKRIDPELTRLFGKLPRLPYGVVEIPAFSAPSQTTAYYRQGSPEAHRPGSYFVNTYKLDTRPKWEMEALTLHESVPGHHLQIAISQELTSVPEFRKTSRYVAFVEGWGLYAESLGPELGMYQDPYSQFGQLTYEMWRAIRLVVDTGMHALGWSRDQAIDYFRQNSAKTEHDIVVEIDRYIVMPGQALAYKIGELKLKELRALASKELGAKFDVRTFHDAVLGSGALPLDVLEENVRAFIAQQRR
- the tesB gene encoding acyl-CoA thioesterase II gives rise to the protein MDPALADLIRQLDLEPLEVNLFRGQSSDLGGKSVFGGQVIGQALVAATRTVEGRAPHSLHAYFLLPGDMAAPIVYEVDRIRDGRSFTARRVQAIQHGQPILSMLASFHVAEPGLEHQDQMPQVPPPESLPTSEETRDRWLAESGVELPERLRETLLRPRAIEFRPVHPWNPLKPRVAEPRQAFWLRAVDRMPDDPLLHTCMLTYASDYNLIPTALRPHGVSWMRGETILASIDHAMWFHRPARVDEWLLYTMDSPSAQGARGLARGLIHDRAGRLVASVAQEGLMRRVTRK
- a CDS encoding penicillin acylase family protein, which gives rise to METSMRTRMLAAVYAVLAACAGSEPQPTLTITPSGNQTASGPVTITAGPVELANEVTWSTTVPGTISGDKGPSVVYHPPPSTQPVTVTAAARGQTKTVTFTTQGTALPGHTVTGLTGNVDVTYDQYDIPHIFCANQNDCYAVQGYIQAQDRLFQMDLFRRIARGKLAELVGSVQLGQDKQILTLFVTRDANRIENKLVAALDASTRAKLDAFASGVNAYIAFLKQNVALMPQEYAQISAAITPNDILDWLPEDTLAVGRLQQFQLSETIEEETAYGLFGQTFSVIHPEQGRINAYIRPVQPIQGFTLAPDDSSVPHIPARPAPGMNGDLTAWLPALAEIHGRMSEMKATFGSISEGAGSNNWAVDAAHSANGQALVANDPHLSLQYPPLFHLAGLTASDSSGLNLLGGAFPGIPGALIGRGKHVAWGATVVGYDVTDLYQDTLASCGLPVPCVNGVPLAVATYSIKVRGGSDVPFQVLIVRQHGPIIAQVDSTHVISMRWTGHETTQDIKAFLDLDNADAVGDLSAAGNSAFAALKNYSVGAQNFVLADDAGNIGYDPHAIVPLRPWATTRFPWLPLPGDGTAEWGAGSGADCVTAPAVPGPCWVPDNQLPRGVNPFKGYYATANSDPAGYTGHTFSPFGSSIDSSLYSYLSFDWSDPTDVRYARIADVLRTKTTGGGKVSLDDIQKLQSDHAVLLAKLFEPLYPSTAVVNQVNYTSARGLLTQWGSDNYDCPTGLTGMDPKSAAVTDATQLRDSAACLLFHTFLQKLLHNVFDDDFAVVSAATGQSFSGNTGAEIRAILYMLQAATPSSDTHFCDDVDRTFDPSKTKAHTCQEQAITALLTAYGTLQTAYGTDTTKWLWGRVHTLTTQSAAAPLIAGAFSGGPYARPGGALTVDVGNPNSSQSSPLAFAYSSGSNLRFISVMDPAAANAQVKMQLPGPERDAPAVLTNTLTLLNMYVLNQYFDFLYGHQVDNKGLSTQRFTAP